The Actinoplanes sp. N902-109 genomic interval AATGTACGAGGACCGCACCCTCACCCGGGCGCGCGCCGGCCCAGCGTGCTCACCCGGCCGGCAGCCGCGCGAAGTGCTCGCTCAGCACCTCCCGGAACCCCGGCAGGGCCGCGCTGGTGCTGCGGTCGCGCCACGACATCATGATGTCCGTACGGAGAAAGGTGTCAGCGCACGCCACCACAGCGATCTCCCCGCGCCCGGCCTGGGCCCGTACGGAAGCGGACGGCAGCAGGGCGCACCCCATGCCGGCCGCGACGCACGCACCCAGCGCGCCCAGGCTGGACAGCTCGGCGACGGGCTCGACGGCGAAGGTGGCGTCGAACATCTGCCGGAAGCTGCACCCGCGCCCGGTGCTCAGGAACGCCAGCCCGGCCAGCTCGGCCAGCGGCGCGCGGCCCCGGCCGGCCAGCGGATGGCCGGGCGCGACGATGACGACCAGGGGTTCCTCGGCCAGCACCCGGGTGCGCAGCCCGGGATCGGTGGGTGCGGGACCGTACGTCACGCAGAGGTCGAGCTCGCCACCGGCCACCGCGTCGTACAACCGGTTGCGGTTGTGCTGGACCACCCGCAGGCGCGTGCCCGGATGCCGCGCGTGGTAGTCCGACAGCACCGGCGGCAACAGGTGCACGCCGATCGTCTCCATCGCCCCGACGGCAAGCTCGGCAACCGGTTGCCCGACCGCCGTGCGCGCCTCGTCCAGCAGCGCGAACACCCGCTCGGCGTAGCCGGCCAGCACGGTGCCGGGCGCGGTCAGCCGGACCTGCCGCTGGGAACGGTCGAGCAGGTCGACGCCGAGGTCCCGTTCGAGCGCGAGGATCTGCTCACTGACGCTGGACTGCGCGTAGTGCAACTCCCGCGCCGCCCGGGTGACGCTGAGCGTGCGGGCCACCGTCGCGAACGCCCGCAGATTCCGCAATTCCACGTCAACGCCCTTCTCGACATTCCCATCGGCCGCGCCGATGATAGTGCGCGCCGATTCCGATCGTCGTGGTCCACTGTTCCGCGCTGAATGCCGATTGAATACCGGCCATGCTCCTCGGGCTTTCTCTCGGCTATTTTCTCGTGCTTCTCGACCTGACCGCGGTGGCGGTGGCGTTGCCGGACATCGCCGCCGCCCTGCACACCGATGTGGCCGGTCTGCAATGGGTCAGCAACGGCTACACCCTGACGTTCGCGGCCTTCCTGCTCCCGGCGGGCAGGCTGGCCGACCGGTACGGCGGCCGGCGCGTCTTCCTCGCCGGTCTGCTGGCGTTCGGGGTGCTGTCCGCGGGCTCGGCCGCCGCCACCGGGCTCGCCGTGCTGGTCGTGCTGCGGCTGGCGCTGGGTGTGGCGGGCGCCCTGCTGCTGCCGTCGTCGCTGGCGGTGATCACCACGGCGTACCCGGACCCGGCGCGGCGCGCCCGTGCGGTGGGCGCTTGGGCTGCGATCACCGGGGTGGCGCTGGCCGCGGGACCGGTGGCGGGCGGCCTGCTCACCGGGCTGGCCGGCTGGCGCGCGATCTTCCTCGTCAACGTGCCGCTGGTGCTGCTGGCGCTGGTGCTCACCCGCCGGTCGGCGCCCGCCACCGGGCCGGTCCCGACCCGCCGCGGGTCCGCCGATGTGCTGGGTCAGGCGGCCGCTGTCGTCGCGCTGGCCGCGGTCACCTGGGCGCTGATCGAGGGAGAACCGGCCGGATACGTGGTCGCCGTGGTCGCCGCCGCTGTCCTGGTCGCGGCCGAGGTGCGTGCCGGGGATGCGGCGCTGCTGCCGCCCCGGCTGTTCCGCGACCGCGCTTTCCCGGCGGCCCTGCTGGCCGGGCTGCTCGCCAACTTCGGCCTTTCCGGGCTGCTGTTCGTCCTCTCGCTGTTCCTGCAGAACAGCCGGGGCTATCCGGCGCTCACCGCGGGGCTGGCCTTTCTGCCGCTGACCATTCCCCCCGTCGTCAATCCCGTGCTCACCGGGCGGCTGGCGGGCCGGATCGGCTCCCGGGTGCCGGCCGTCATCGGTTTTCTGCTGATGGCTCCGGGCGCGCTCGTCCTGGCGGCGTCGGCGGCCAACCCGGTCGTCCGGGCCGGTGCGCTGCTGCTGTTCGGGACCGGGGTGTCGTTCACCCTGCCGGCCCTGGTGGTGGGGGTGGCCGCGACCGTACCAGCGGAACTGGCCGGGATCGGGGGCGGGGCGCTCAACTCGGCCCGCCAGGTGGGCGCGGCGCTCGGGGTGGCGGTGCTCGGGTCAATGCTGGCCGCGGCACCGACAACCGCCGCCGGCACCCGGACGGCGCTGGGCGTCACCGGCCTGGTCCTGCTCGCCGGTGCGGTCGTCGCGGGGGCAGGTCTCGGTGAGCGGCCGGTCAGCCGGCGCCGGCGGCCCAGAGCAGGCCGCGTTCGGTGATCGTGCGGGCCTGCGGCACCAGCAGGTCGGCGACGCCGTGGCCCAGGGTGGACACGAACACCCGGCCCCGGCCGAACCGGCGCAGCCACACCACCGGCATCGTGGCGCCCGCGGTCTCCGGGGCGCCGTGGTCACCGGTGAACGTGGTGGTCGCCAGCACCTCGAGGGTGGGGTCGACGTGGCAGTAGTACTGCTCGGTGTGGACGCTGAAGCTGCCGACCCCGGCGACCACGGGATGATCGCCGGTGACGGTCACCTCGTAGTCGACGAAGTCCCCGGGATGCGCGAGGAAACGCCCGCCGACCAGGTACTGGTAATGCCGGGCGGCAGGTGCGGTGGCCAGGATGCCGCCGTGCCAGCCCGCCAGCCCGGCCCCGGCGCGGACGCGCTCGACGAGATTGTGTTCTTGCGCCTCGGTCAGCTCGCCACCGGTCCAGCACTGGACGATCAGGTCGGCTGCGGTGAGCGCACGCTGGTCCTCGTACACGGCGAGGGTCTCGGCGACCGTGACGCCGAAGCCGCGGCTCGCGAGGAAGGCGGTGATCAGATCCGTGGTCGCGACCGGCTCGTGGCCGTCCCAGCCGCCACGCACCACCAGAGCTCTCATGCTCGCAGCGTAATGCGGGCGCGTGCCGGACGAACCGGTACGCGCCCGCGGCAGGACGACGGTACGGGGGTCAGCGGGCGTGCCGCCGGTCGGTGAGGAAACCGAGCGCGATCATGCCCAGGCCCAGGACCAGGTGCAGCCAGTCGTCGGCGGTGTTCAGCGGGACGAAGTTGGCGCTGCTGTCCTGCCCCACCACCAGGCCGTACAGCCAGAGCACGAGGTAGATCGCGCCACCGCCGATGAGGAACATCCGCGCGCCCGGCGCGGTCCGGGCCAGCGCGATGCCGACCAGGCCGAACAGCAGGTGGACGATGTTGTGCAGCACCGACACCTGGAAGATGCCGAGCAGATGGGCGTCGGAGTGGTGCCCGGCGAACGTCATGTCGCCGTAGCCCGTCGTGATGCCGGGTACGAAACCCAGCACGCCGACCAGCAGGAACACGATCGACACGGCCAACGCCGTGGTCCGTACCGGATTGCGGGCGGCTGCCACGCCGCCGGTAGCCGAAGTCGAAGCCATGACCAAGATCCTCTCCACAGAAATGTCACCGGGGGAGCCCACGCATGCCCGCCGCTCACCCCGATAAACCCGCAGTGATCTGGTGCTGTACGCGCCTCGGATCAGCCGAACAGTGCGCCGGGGATGTCGGCGTAGAACAGGGCGGGGTCGCGGGACAGCGAAGCCTTGACGTTGGCGGTCGGCTTGTCCGCGATCACCTCCAGCTGGCCCGCTTCCAGCCCGTCCAGTGCCATGCCGACCACCTCGTGCGGCGGGAGCTTGGGGATGTCGTAGCCGGCCATCATGTCGGTGTCGGCCATCGCCAGCGCCAACGCGGTGACCTGGGTCTTCTGGTCGGCCAGCTCCAGCCGGATGCCGTTGGTCAGGGACCATTCCGCGGCCTTGGACGCGGCGTAGCCGTTGCTGCTGGGGGCGAAGGCATACCAGCTCAACGCCGAGATCACGGTGAGGATCGCACCACCGGCAAGCCGGGGCGCGAAGGCCCGGGTGACGTTGAGGGTGCCCCAGAAATTGGTGTCGAACTCCCGCCGGATGTTCTCCGTGGACGCGCCGAGCAGCGGAGCATCGGTGGAGATGCCGGCGTTGTTGATCAGGATGTCCAGCTCGCCCACCTCGGCCGCCGCGGCTTCGATCGACGCCGGGTCGGTGATGTCCAGCTGCAGCGGGACGGCCCCGGGGATGTCGATGAGATCCGGGCGGCGGGCGGTGGCGTACACCGTGGTGGCGCCGCGGGCGAGGAGGGCCTCGGCGAAGGCCTTGCCGAGACCGCGGTTGGCGCCGGTTACGAGGGCTTTTGTGCCGTTGATCTGCATGCCGCCACCGTAAAACCTGACGCTGACGTCAGGGTCAAGTGCTGCGAGCCAGGTCACGGTGCCCGCTCGGCCTCGCCCGGAACGGACGGCGCTGCGGTTGCCGGCGTCTGTGCTGCCGATGATGGTTCCGCGGCCGAGGGTGTCCCTGGGTCAGCCGGCGCGGGGGACGGTGCCGTTGCTTGCGCGGCCGGGGTGGCAGGCGGGGCTTGCGCCGGGGCTGGGGTTCCTGGCGCGGCTCGTGGTGGGGCCGGCGTTCCTGGCGGGGCCGGTGAGGCCGGCGCGGTGGTGGGTTTTGCCGACGGCGGTGCGGGCGATGTCTTGACAGGTGCGGGGCTTGCCGAGCTGCTCCCCGTGCCGCCGCTGGTGTTGCTCCCGGTAGTGCCGCCGGCATTGCCTGGGGGCGTGCTGCTCGGCGGCACCACGCGGGGGCGGCCCAGCGACTGGACCGAGGCGCTGATGCTGGCGGGCGCGGTCACCTGGCCGGCCGAGTTGACCGCACCGGCGATGTAGTGGTCCATCACCTGGCCGGCGCTCAGCAAGGTGTTGTAGAACGCCACATTGCTCAGCGACCCGCCGAAGAAGCTGCTGGCCGGGCCGTTGGTCTTGGTGGAGAGGTCGCTCATGTACCCGATCCGCCAGTAGCCGCCTGCGACGTACGAGCCGCCTTCGGTGTTCGACTGGAACAGGACGCCGTCGAGATAGAGCGCCATGCCCGCCGATGACTGGGTGGCCACGACGTGGTGCCACTGACCGTCGTTGTACTTCGCCGTCGTCGTGATGTAGGTGCCGTAACCGAGCCCGATCAACACGTTCGTCGACGTCTGGAACGAGACCCGGCCGTCGCTGGTCATAAACAGCGTGCGATCGGAGAAGGCCGAGGTGCCGGTCTGGCTCGCTGCATAGCCGGTGATCAGGCCACCCCGGGTACTGGTGGTGCGGAACCAGGCCTCTTCGGCGTACGGCATGGGGTTGTTCTGCTGCAGCGGGGTGGTCACGTACCCGGTGGCCCCGTCCAGCGTGACGCCGCCGAGGCAGGCGCCGACCAGGCCCGCGGATCGGGTGCCGACGTAGGTGCCGGTGCGGTTGTTGCCGGAGCTGTCCGCGGCGGTCGTGGTCCCGCCGGCCTCGGTGAGCTTGTAGTACTCGATCGCGCCGTCGGCGACAGCGGCGGCGGCACAGGTGTAGTAGCGCGGAGCCTTGGCCACGAGTGCGCTGCTGTAGATGGCCTGATTGCCCACCGCGTCGTTGACCAGGTAGCGATATTGATAACACGTGCTCGTGCTGATCGCGCTGTCAGCATATGGCGACGTCGAGGGGCTGGCGATGGTGGCGAACGAACCATAGGTGCCGCAGACGCCGGCGGTCATGGGGGCCGACGCGCGCTGCAGCTGCCCGCTCGCCGTCGCCATGCCGGATCCGCTGTCGGTGCCGGCCGACCAGCTCACGCTGACCGACGGGCTGCTCAGGAAGCCGCTAGTGTAGCTGATCGAGCCGCCCGCCGGGGCCACCGAGTCGTCGACGAAGCTGAGCGTCGTGGCGGTGGTGTTGCCCGCGACGTCCGCGGCGGTCACCGTCTCCGTCGGCGCGCTGGTCGTACCGGTGGACCAGGTGAAGGCGTTCGACACGTACGGACCCCCGGCCGGGGTGCTGACCGTCGACGGGGTGTGCGCCCAGCCGGTGGCCGTACCGGCCAGGGCCGCCGTACTGCTCGAAGCCGGCCCGGAGATGGCGTCGGTGACCGCGTTGGTCAGGGTGAACGACCCGGCGGCGGCGCCGCGGTAGTAGACGGTGCTGCCGGTCTTGACCGCATTGACGGCTGAACTCAGGTTGATCGTCGACCCCGGTGGCGTCGCGTCAACAGGGACGGACCGGCTCGCGACCGCGGAGGCATTGCCCGCCGCATCGGTCGCGTAGTACCGCACGGTGGTGGTACTCGTGAGGCTGAACGGGGTGCTGTAGGTGACGGCGGTCGCCGAGGTCGTCGGGTCACTGCCGTCCGTGGTGTAGCGGATCGCCGCGACGCCGGACCCCCCGGTGTCCGTGGCGGTCAGCGTGACCTGCACCGGTGCTGCGGTGATCCAGCCCGCACCGTTGGGACTCGGCGACAGCGAGGCCGAGACGACCGGGGCCGTGGTGTCCACGAGGATCATGGTGCTGGTGACGCTGCCGTTGGCGCCGGTGACCGTGATGGTGTGGGTGCCTTCGCTCATGCTGGGCAGGGTGAGGCTGTTGATCGGTGCCGTGCCGGTCGCGCCGACCACGGTGGGGTAGCCGGTGAGAGGTGTGGCGCTGTCGAGGCGGTAGCTGATCGGCTCGTTGGCGCCGAACCCGGACAGGTTGCCGGTGACGACCACCGGGAACGGCCCCCGGAAGAAGCTCTGGGAGAGCGAGATGACGGGGCCGCTGAGGACGACGGTGTTGCTCAGCCCGCTCTCCGCGCCGGCCCAGTTGCTCCCGATGACCGGGACCACGCTGTACCGCCAGCTGCCCTGCGGCACACTCATCTCGGTGCAGCTCAATGTCGACCGGGTGCCGGAGCATCCAGTCGTCAACGTCTGTGCGGTGAGCGTGCCGGCGTCGTACCGCCTGACCTGATAGCCGTCGACCGGGGCACCGTTGGACAGGGTGGAGGCGTCCCACGACACGGTGACGGTGGTGCTCGAATTCTTGGCGGCGGCCGGGGTGACCCCGCCGTTGACGGTGGCAGCTACCGAGCCGCCGGACGAGCCCGGGGTGGCCGGCGCGGTCCAGTAGGCCCACGCCGCGGCGGCAGCCACGATCAACCCACCGGCGATCAACGCCAGCAGAACGATCGGGCGGCGGATCCGCGCGTCGGCCATGTCTCGGCTACCTCCTGCTTCTCCTTTCGGCCGTCCGCCGGTTCATCTTTGGGGGTGCGGCCGGTTGGCCTGCATGCGGCCCCGGGTGAATCACTTGGCGCGCTGGGGCTGGTGCACCTCGGGGGTGGCTGCTTCACCCCTCAGCGTCGTCGCCAATTCGCCCTCGAGTGGGATAGATCGTCTGGCAATCGGATGGTATAGCCGTTTTTCCCGGGGGCGGGCCGCTGGTTTGAGCGGTGAGACCGATTCGCCGCGATGCTGAACGCCCGGGGTTCTCCCGCGCCGGCTCGGCATCCTGCTCAGCGGGGTTGCCACCGGAACTCATCGAGCGCTCGACAGCTCATTCCCGCCCGGCGGTGGGCACGGTGGTCGTGCCCGCGTCACTCGTTGACGTCGAGGCGGACGTGTTGACGCCCTGAGGAGCGGGTTGACGGCTCGACGGCCGTGGTGACGATCAGCCGGCGT includes:
- a CDS encoding LysR family transcriptional regulator: MELRNLRAFATVARTLSVTRAARELHYAQSSVSEQILALERDLGVDLLDRSQRQVRLTAPGTVLAGYAERVFALLDEARTAVGQPVAELAVGAMETIGVHLLPPVLSDYHARHPGTRLRVVQHNRNRLYDAVAGGELDLCVTYGPAPTDPGLRTRVLAEEPLVVIVAPGHPLAGRGRAPLAELAGLAFLSTGRGCSFRQMFDATFAVEPVAELSSLGALGACVAAGMGCALLPSASVRAQAGRGEIAVVACADTFLRTDIMMSWRDRSTSAALPGFREVLSEHFARLPAG
- a CDS encoding MFS transporter, producing the protein MLLGLSLGYFLVLLDLTAVAVALPDIAAALHTDVAGLQWVSNGYTLTFAAFLLPAGRLADRYGGRRVFLAGLLAFGVLSAGSAAATGLAVLVVLRLALGVAGALLLPSSLAVITTAYPDPARRARAVGAWAAITGVALAAGPVAGGLLTGLAGWRAIFLVNVPLVLLALVLTRRSAPATGPVPTRRGSADVLGQAAAVVALAAVTWALIEGEPAGYVVAVVAAAVLVAAEVRAGDAALLPPRLFRDRAFPAALLAGLLANFGLSGLLFVLSLFLQNSRGYPALTAGLAFLPLTIPPVVNPVLTGRLAGRIGSRVPAVIGFLLMAPGALVLAASAANPVVRAGALLLFGTGVSFTLPALVVGVAATVPAELAGIGGGALNSARQVGAALGVAVLGSMLAAAPTTAAGTRTALGVTGLVLLAGAVVAGAGLGERPVSRRRRPRAGRVR
- a CDS encoding ThuA domain-containing protein, producing MRALVVRGGWDGHEPVATTDLITAFLASRGFGVTVAETLAVYEDQRALTAADLIVQCWTGGELTEAQEHNLVERVRAGAGLAGWHGGILATAPAARHYQYLVGGRFLAHPGDFVDYEVTVTGDHPVVAGVGSFSVHTEQYYCHVDPTLEVLATTTFTGDHGAPETAGATMPVVWLRRFGRGRVFVSTLGHGVADLLVPQARTITERGLLWAAGAG
- a CDS encoding DUF4383 domain-containing protein — protein: MASTSATGGVAAARNPVRTTALAVSIVFLLVGVLGFVPGITTGYGDMTFAGHHSDAHLLGIFQVSVLHNIVHLLFGLVGIALARTAPGARMFLIGGGAIYLVLWLYGLVVGQDSSANFVPLNTADDWLHLVLGLGMIALGFLTDRRHAR
- a CDS encoding SDR family oxidoreductase; the protein is MQINGTKALVTGANRGLGKAFAEALLARGATTVYATARRPDLIDIPGAVPLQLDITDPASIEAAAAEVGELDILINNAGISTDAPLLGASTENIRREFDTNFWGTLNVTRAFAPRLAGGAILTVISALSWYAFAPSSNGYAASKAAEWSLTNGIRLELADQKTQVTALALAMADTDMMAGYDIPKLPPHEVVGMALDGLEAGQLEVIADKPTANVKASLSRDPALFYADIPGALFG
- a CDS encoding LamG-like jellyroll fold domain-containing protein; this encodes MADARIRRPIVLLALIAGGLIVAAAAAWAYWTAPATPGSSGGSVAATVNGGVTPAAAKNSSTTVTVSWDASTLSNGAPVDGYQVRRYDAGTLTAQTLTTGCSGTRSTLSCTEMSVPQGSWRYSVVPVIGSNWAGAESGLSNTVVLSGPVISLSQSFFRGPFPVVVTGNLSGFGANEPISYRLDSATPLTGYPTVVGATGTAPINSLTLPSMSEGTHTITVTGANGSVTSTMILVDTTAPVVSASLSPSPNGAGWITAAPVQVTLTATDTGGSGVAAIRYTTDGSDPTTSATAVTYSTPFSLTSTTTVRYYATDAAGNASAVASRSVPVDATPPGSTINLSSAVNAVKTGSTVYYRGAAAGSFTLTNAVTDAISGPASSSTAALAGTATGWAHTPSTVSTPAGGPYVSNAFTWSTGTTSAPTETVTAADVAGNTTATTLSFVDDSVAPAGGSISYTSGFLSSPSVSVSWSAGTDSGSGMATASGQLQRASAPMTAGVCGTYGSFATIASPSTSPYADSAISTSTCYQYRYLVNDAVGNQAIYSSALVAKAPRYYTCAAAAVADGAIEYYKLTEAGGTTTAADSSGNNRTGTYVGTRSAGLVGACLGGVTLDGATGYVTTPLQQNNPMPYAEEAWFRTTSTRGGLITGYAASQTGTSAFSDRTLFMTSDGRVSFQTSTNVLIGLGYGTYITTTAKYNDGQWHHVVATQSSAGMALYLDGVLFQSNTEGGSYVAGGYWRIGYMSDLSTKTNGPASSFFGGSLSNVAFYNTLLSAGQVMDHYIAGAVNSAGQVTAPASISASVQSLGRPRVVPPSSTPPGNAGGTTGSNTSGGTGSSSASPAPVKTSPAPPSAKPTTAPASPAPPGTPAPPRAAPGTPAPAQAPPATPAAQATAPSPAPADPGTPSAAEPSSAAQTPATAAPSVPGEAERAP